One window of Sinorhizobium numidicum genomic DNA carries:
- a CDS encoding esterase-like activity of phytase family protein has translation MKPFSITTALAAALVASTASTVKAEQVFNRIASFAVVDNLPEGADRKAATSAEIITASEDGKTLIYSDSPGKRIGFVDITEAKAPKAGGTVSFDGEPTSVAVAGAKALVAVSTSESFTTPSGLLAVVDIASKKVEATCHLGGQPDSVAVDKERTLAAIAIENERDEEVNDGQIPQMPAGDLVILSLKDGVADCATVKHVTLTGLADVAGEDPEPEFVAFNGKGEIALTLQENNHIVIVDGKSAVVKTHFSAGTVDLENVDTKRDGAISFKGKQMGRKREPDAVKWLDDNRLVVANEGDYEGGARGFTIFDRTGKVLFESGASFEHAIAAIGHYPEKRSSAKGIEPEGLEAARFGDDDLFFVLSERASVVGVYKHTGAEPELLQLLPSGISPEGAVAIPGRNLVATANEVDLVEDGGARAHVMIYERGEGEVAYPQISSSEKDGLPIGFGALSGLAAVPDKPGFLWAVSDSVFSAQPTIFTIDASRKPALITEALPITRDGAPAQKLDIEGIANDGEGGFWLASEGNSDKLYSHALFHVNKKGEIKNEVALPEELRSNEVRYGFEGIATVGAGDDQVLWMAVQREWKDDGKGFVKLVSYKPTTKEWGALRYPLEKSEGGWVGLSEISVHGNYAYILERDNLIGEAAKLKKLYRVALADLKPAALGAELPVIKKEEVRDLIPELKALNGYVVDKVEGFAVDAAGNGYVVTDNDGVDDSSGETLFFSIGAIDAM, from the coding sequence ATGAAGCCATTTTCCATCACCACAGCATTGGCCGCCGCGCTCGTCGCATCGACGGCATCGACGGTAAAGGCCGAGCAGGTTTTCAATCGCATCGCATCCTTTGCAGTCGTCGACAACTTGCCGGAGGGCGCCGACCGAAAGGCAGCGACATCCGCCGAAATCATAACCGCCAGCGAAGACGGTAAGACGCTGATTTACTCCGACAGCCCCGGCAAGCGCATTGGCTTCGTCGATATAACCGAGGCGAAGGCACCGAAGGCTGGCGGAACCGTTTCTTTCGACGGAGAGCCAACTTCTGTTGCCGTTGCAGGCGCGAAGGCGCTGGTGGCCGTCAGCACGAGCGAAAGTTTCACCACACCCTCCGGCTTGCTGGCGGTGGTCGATATCGCCAGCAAGAAGGTTGAAGCAACCTGTCACCTTGGCGGTCAACCGGATTCGGTGGCGGTCGACAAGGAACGCACCCTTGCCGCGATCGCGATCGAAAACGAGCGCGACGAGGAGGTGAATGACGGGCAGATCCCGCAAATGCCGGCAGGCGATCTGGTGATCCTTTCGCTGAAGGACGGCGTCGCGGATTGCGCGACGGTCAAGCATGTGACGCTGACCGGCCTCGCCGATGTGGCCGGCGAAGATCCGGAACCGGAATTCGTTGCATTCAACGGCAAAGGCGAAATTGCCCTGACGCTGCAGGAAAACAATCATATCGTCATCGTCGACGGCAAATCGGCGGTCGTGAAGACGCACTTCTCCGCCGGCACGGTGGACCTCGAAAACGTCGATACCAAACGCGACGGCGCTATTTCATTCAAGGGCAAGCAAATGGGCCGCAAGCGCGAGCCGGATGCGGTGAAGTGGCTCGACGATAACCGCCTGGTAGTTGCCAACGAGGGCGACTACGAGGGCGGTGCGCGTGGTTTCACCATCTTCGACAGGACCGGCAAGGTCCTGTTCGAGTCCGGCGCCAGTTTCGAACACGCGATCGCGGCGATCGGTCACTATCCGGAGAAGAGATCGTCGGCGAAGGGCATTGAGCCCGAAGGGCTGGAAGCGGCACGGTTCGGTGATGACGATCTCTTCTTCGTCCTGTCAGAGCGCGCTTCGGTCGTCGGCGTTTATAAGCACACAGGAGCCGAGCCGGAGCTGCTCCAGCTCCTGCCGTCCGGAATTTCACCAGAGGGTGCGGTGGCGATACCCGGGCGCAATCTGGTGGCAACCGCCAACGAGGTCGATCTCGTCGAGGATGGTGGTGCGCGGGCGCATGTGATGATTTACGAGCGCGGCGAGGGGGAAGTTGCCTATCCGCAGATAAGTTCGTCCGAAAAGGACGGCCTGCCCATTGGCTTCGGTGCGCTCTCGGGGCTTGCGGCAGTTCCGGACAAGCCGGGCTTTCTCTGGGCGGTCAGCGATTCCGTCTTTTCGGCACAGCCAACGATCTTCACCATCGACGCATCACGGAAGCCGGCGCTGATTACGGAGGCGCTCCCGATCACCCGCGACGGTGCTCCTGCCCAGAAGCTCGACATCGAGGGAATCGCGAATGATGGAGAAGGCGGTTTCTGGCTCGCCTCCGAAGGCAATTCCGACAAGCTCTACAGCCACGCGCTTTTCCATGTGAACAAGAAGGGCGAAATCAAGAACGAGGTTGCCCTGCCGGAAGAGCTGCGCTCCAACGAGGTTCGTTATGGCTTCGAAGGCATCGCGACGGTAGGCGCGGGAGACGATCAGGTTCTCTGGATGGCGGTGCAGCGCGAATGGAAGGATGACGGGAAAGGCTTCGTCAAACTCGTCTCCTACAAGCCCACAACCAAGGAGTGGGGTGCCTTGCGTTACCCGCTCGAAAAATCGGAAGGTGGCTGGGTCGGCCTCTCGGAGATCTCCGTCCACGGCAACTACGCCTATATCCTCGAGCGCGATAATCTGATCGGCGAGGCTGCCAAGCTCAAGAAGCTCTATCGCGTCGCCCTTGCCGATCTCAAGCCTGCCGCGCTTGGGGCAGAGTTGCCGGTCATCAAGAAGGAGGAGGTCCGCGATCTCATTCCGGAATTGAAGGCGCTGAACGGCTATGTGGTCGACAAGGTCGAAGGCTTCGCGGTCGATGCCGCTGGAAACGGCTACGTCGTCACCGACAATGACGGCGTCGACGACTCCTCCGGCGAAACACTGTTCTTCTCCATCGGTGCGATCGACGCGATGTAG
- a CDS encoding MarR family winged helix-turn-helix transcriptional regulator gives MKTTFEVSDKLFELYHRVHRLVNESMTEEGVSLARSKFLFFLSKLGPCRSTDIACALNFAPRTVTEAIDGLERDRLVVRKPDPEDRRAKIVSITEIGRVVLEAAEHPRKQLIEEIFSALDDEQLDQLYDIVSKLVEKTDEIRKRKEEAEEAEIAVAR, from the coding sequence ATGAAGACGACATTCGAAGTTTCCGACAAGCTGTTCGAGCTTTATCATCGCGTTCATCGGTTGGTTAACGAGTCGATGACAGAGGAAGGCGTATCGCTTGCCCGAAGCAAGTTCCTGTTCTTTCTGAGCAAACTCGGCCCCTGTCGCTCCACGGACATCGCCTGCGCACTGAACTTTGCGCCGCGAACGGTGACCGAGGCGATCGACGGGCTGGAGCGCGACCGTTTGGTGGTGAGGAAGCCGGACCCAGAGGATCGCCGTGCGAAAATCGTCTCGATTACCGAGATCGGCCGCGTCGTCCTTGAAGCCGCGGAGCACCCCCGAAAGCAGCTTATCGAGGAGATCTTCTCGGCGCTCGACGATGAGCAGCTCGACCAACTCTATGACATCGTCAGTAAGCTCGTCGAGAAGACCGACGAGATCCGCAAACGCAAGGAAGAAGCCGAAGAGGCTGAGATCGCCGTCGCACGCTAA
- a CDS encoding methyl-accepting chemotaxis protein, producing MSRLKISHTLIALFVLVTMIVAALAASSINGIRMLNERNSEIAASWLPRVSLARALETRLSDTRMAFARHLISHTPFEKKAAEKAIGEVVGGFNKLAEDYAGLATSDADKAALDEVHATYNAYLSVAEGMLKFSNKLENIKAQSVFKVEMREAGQKVEAAIKEMLALNLAGAEAAVAASAATHKRIVSIETVVIGFAAVIILGAIFYAVRGIARPIQIITSSMAKLAGGDSASAIPYGARKDEIGEMARAVEVFRQAAITNIQLEENARIQRAEAEAERQRVTQQAEAAAQLRLREATAGLAGGLRRLAAGDLAFQLNEPFAPDFEPLRHDLNQAVAQLADTLAAVSASSGSIDSGAREVSHSADDLSRRTEQQAASLEETAAALDQITVNVTSASKRTNEARAIASQANTSAHKSGAIVSGAIDAMGRIEHSSSQISNIIGVIDEIAFQTNLLALNAGVEAARAGDAGKGFAVVAQEVRELAQRSANAAKEIKDLIRNSAVEVESGVRLVRETGEALRTIESFIVTINQHMDAIAVSAQEQSAGLSEVNTAVNQMDQVTQQNAAMVEEANAASATLAQEASRLRELIARFTLSEASAHAHRYGSSAASRWAA from the coding sequence ATGTCCCGCCTGAAGATATCGCACACGCTGATCGCCCTTTTTGTTCTGGTGACCATGATCGTCGCCGCGCTCGCCGCCTCCTCGATAAACGGCATCCGGATGTTGAATGAGCGAAACAGTGAAATTGCCGCGAGCTGGCTGCCGCGCGTCTCGTTAGCGCGCGCCCTGGAAACGCGCCTCTCGGACACACGGATGGCGTTTGCGCGACACTTGATTTCACACACGCCGTTCGAGAAGAAGGCAGCCGAAAAGGCAATCGGCGAGGTGGTCGGCGGCTTCAACAAACTTGCAGAAGACTATGCGGGCCTGGCGACTTCCGATGCGGACAAGGCAGCGCTCGACGAAGTGCATGCGACATACAACGCCTATCTCTCGGTCGCCGAAGGCATGCTGAAATTCTCGAACAAACTCGAGAACATTAAAGCTCAAAGCGTCTTCAAAGTGGAGATGCGGGAAGCCGGACAGAAGGTCGAAGCGGCGATCAAGGAAATGCTCGCCCTGAACCTTGCCGGCGCGGAGGCCGCCGTTGCTGCGAGCGCGGCGACGCATAAGCGTATCGTGAGCATCGAAACCGTCGTGATCGGGTTCGCCGCCGTCATCATCCTCGGTGCGATCTTCTACGCCGTACGCGGCATTGCCCGACCAATTCAAATCATAACCAGCTCCATGGCGAAGCTCGCGGGAGGCGACAGCGCAAGCGCTATCCCTTACGGTGCCCGCAAGGATGAAATCGGCGAAATGGCCCGGGCGGTCGAGGTTTTCCGCCAGGCGGCGATCACCAATATTCAACTCGAGGAAAACGCGCGCATCCAGCGCGCCGAGGCCGAAGCCGAGCGCCAAAGGGTGACGCAGCAGGCCGAGGCTGCGGCACAGCTACGCCTCCGGGAAGCCACGGCCGGGCTCGCAGGCGGCCTGCGGCGGCTTGCCGCCGGCGATCTCGCGTTCCAGCTCAATGAACCCTTTGCGCCCGATTTCGAACCGCTGCGCCATGACCTGAACCAGGCCGTCGCGCAGCTCGCAGATACGCTCGCCGCAGTTTCCGCAAGTTCTGGCAGCATCGACAGCGGCGCGCGCGAAGTCAGCCACAGCGCGGACGACCTCTCGCGGCGAACCGAGCAGCAAGCAGCCTCGCTTGAGGAAACCGCAGCCGCGCTCGATCAGATCACCGTCAACGTAACCAGCGCCTCCAAGCGCACCAACGAGGCACGGGCGATCGCCAGCCAAGCCAACACGAGCGCCCACAAGTCCGGCGCGATCGTTTCCGGCGCAATCGACGCCATGGGGCGGATCGAGCACTCTTCGAGCCAGATCTCGAATATCATCGGTGTCATCGATGAAATCGCTTTCCAAACGAACCTCCTCGCGCTGAACGCAGGCGTCGAGGCCGCGCGTGCCGGAGACGCCGGCAAAGGTTTCGCGGTCGTTGCACAGGAGGTGCGCGAGCTTGCCCAGCGTTCTGCCAATGCCGCCAAGGAGATCAAGGACCTGATCCGCAACTCGGCCGTCGAGGTCGAAAGCGGCGTCAGGCTCGTGCGCGAGACCGGCGAAGCTCTTCGCACGATCGAAAGCTTCATCGTTACGATCAATCAACATATGGATGCGATCGCTGTTTCCGCTCAGGAGCAGTCCGCGGGACTTTCCGAAGTCAATACGGCGGTCAATCAGATGGATCAGGTCACGCAGCAGAATGCTGCGATGGTCGAGGAAGCCAACGCGGCCAGCGCGACATTGGCGCAGGAGGCCAGCCGCTTGCGCGAACTCATCGCTCGCTTCACCCTGTCTGAGGCTTCCGCTCACGCCCACCGTTATGGCTCAAGCGCAGCATCACGCTGGGCTGCATAA